Proteins co-encoded in one Desulfoplanes formicivorans genomic window:
- a CDS encoding NIL domain-containing protein, with translation MKNYSRIISLSFPPMVSGKPVICNLATLFDLTFNILKARINPRHEGHMVLELSGREEAYNQGITYLQEHDITVTPVAQQISRDEESCMHCGVCTSLCPTHALYLDPETRRVEFDCDKCTACGQCTRICPVHAMHVEVEENGF, from the coding sequence ATGAAAAATTACAGCCGCATCATATCCCTTTCCTTCCCGCCCATGGTTTCGGGCAAGCCGGTCATCTGCAATCTGGCCACCCTTTTTGACCTGACCTTCAACATCCTCAAGGCCCGCATCAACCCCCGCCATGAAGGCCATATGGTTCTGGAACTTTCCGGCCGGGAAGAAGCCTACAACCAGGGCATCACCTATCTTCAGGAACACGACATCACCGTCACCCCGGTGGCCCAGCAGATTTCCCGGGACGAGGAATCCTGCATGCACTGCGGCGTGTGCACGTCCCTGTGCCCAACCCACGCCCTGTACCTGGACCCGGAAACCAGGCGCGTGGAATTTGACTGTGACAAATGCACGGCCTGTGGCCAATGCACCCGCATCTGCCCGGTCCACGCCATGCATGTGGAAGTGGAGGAAAACGGATTTTAG
- a CDS encoding PilZ domain-containing protein yields METERRTYTRIETALQAFMRKSVSPSTQPGLRGGFSQPVDHLRDALQQTSLPDELLDYLEAINAKLDTILGLLHQSSIQAEYPLEATISQISGAGLQFTSPHDFQEGDHLELVITLSRFPLRLVNVVGTITRRQQTRENGPVWVVEFTFIRDNDREAIIQYVFREQREMIRGEKL; encoded by the coding sequence ATGGAAACCGAACGCAGAACCTACACCCGCATTGAAACCGCTCTTCAGGCCTTCATGCGCAAGTCGGTTTCACCCTCAACCCAGCCCGGCCTCAGGGGCGGGTTCAGCCAGCCTGTGGACCATCTGCGGGACGCCTTGCAGCAGACCTCCCTTCCTGATGAACTCCTTGACTATCTTGAGGCCATCAACGCCAAGCTCGACACCATTCTTGGTCTGCTGCACCAATCGTCCATCCAGGCCGAATACCCGCTGGAAGCCACCATCTCCCAGATAAGCGGCGCAGGCCTGCAGTTCACCTCACCCCACGACTTCCAGGAGGGCGATCACCTTGAACTGGTGATCACCCTGTCACGCTTTCCCCTGAGGCTGGTCAACGTCGTGGGCACCATCACCCGTCGCCAGCAGACACGGGAAAACGGTCCTGTCTGGGTTGTGGAATTCACCTTTATCCGGGACAATGATCGCGAGGCCATTATTCAGTATGTATTCAGGGAACAACGAGAAATGATCCGGGGAGAAAAATTGTGA
- the plsY gene encoding glycerol-3-phosphate 1-O-acyltransferase PlsY, translating to MVTIFWLGISYLLGAVPFGLLIAKVFCKVDPLSQGSKSTGATNIARTCGLGYGILTLVLDVFKGWFPIIVATSFTHSATFLTLTGLAAVAGHMYSVFLNGKGGKGVATTVGVFLALAPGVLFWSIVVFAMVIIASGYVSMGSLCLATALPVFLLVSGHFSLLILALVLMALIFWKHRDNIERLRAGNEHSWKKKKE from the coding sequence ATGGTAACAATATTCTGGCTGGGAATCAGTTATCTTTTGGGGGCCGTTCCCTTTGGCCTGCTCATTGCCAAGGTTTTCTGCAAGGTAGATCCCCTTTCCCAGGGAAGCAAAAGCACGGGAGCCACCAACATCGCCCGGACCTGTGGTTTGGGATACGGCATCCTGACCCTGGTTCTGGATGTCTTCAAGGGATGGTTTCCGATCATTGTTGCAACCAGCTTTACCCATTCGGCCACCTTTCTAACCCTGACCGGTCTGGCCGCTGTGGCGGGGCACATGTATTCGGTGTTTCTCAACGGCAAAGGGGGCAAGGGCGTGGCCACGACCGTGGGTGTCTTCCTGGCCCTGGCGCCGGGCGTCCTGTTCTGGTCCATCGTGGTTTTTGCGATGGTGATCATTGCCAGCGGCTACGTGTCCATGGGCTCCCTGTGCCTGGCCACGGCCCTGCCCGTATTCCTTCTTGTCAGCGGACACTTTTCCCTGCTCATCCTGGCCCTGGTGCTCATGGCCCTCATCTTCTGGAAGCATCGCGACAATATTGAACGCCTCCGCGCCGGCAACGAGCATTCCTGGAAAAAAAAGAAGGAATAA
- a CDS encoding ATP-binding protein: MSRTYDEWLHLARTRVLANAGGQIPGMTHNANNFCHVLEMQLELFRGKIHRQPDMPAADLLPKFDRLTQAVNKLAEMLRDNELHSFFMDEEVTMIDVGQFMEWVDRFWTNNLFYKHKIIRDMAIHDSLPTLQLPPFLLTLTVDEALKNAVEACMDKDPGGQHNLGFEMAPLGQGIVCTLTSPTTFPHDLAPFEEHATTRPDHFGLGLPMVKFFADQAGWNLDLTTTGEQTTFRLEIPNQRTEL; this comes from the coding sequence GTGAGCAGAACCTATGATGAGTGGTTGCACCTGGCCCGTACCCGCGTTCTTGCCAATGCCGGCGGACAGATCCCCGGTATGACCCACAACGCCAATAATTTCTGCCACGTTCTGGAAATGCAGCTGGAACTTTTCCGGGGCAAGATCCACCGCCAGCCGGACATGCCGGCCGCGGATCTCCTGCCCAAATTCGACAGGCTGACCCAGGCCGTGAACAAACTGGCGGAAATGCTTCGGGACAACGAGCTGCACAGCTTCTTTATGGACGAAGAAGTGACCATGATCGATGTGGGCCAGTTCATGGAATGGGTGGACAGATTCTGGACCAACAACCTGTTCTACAAACACAAGATCATCAGGGATATGGCGATCCACGATTCCCTGCCCACCTTGCAGCTTCCCCCCTTCCTGCTCACCCTGACCGTGGACGAGGCACTGAAAAACGCGGTGGAAGCCTGCATGGACAAGGATCCGGGCGGCCAGCACAATCTGGGTTTTGAAATGGCCCCCCTGGGTCAGGGAATCGTATGCACCCTGACCTCGCCCACCACCTTCCCCCATGACCTGGCCCCGTTCGAAGAACACGCCACCACCCGGCCCGACCACTTTGGCCTGGGCCTGCCCATGGTCAAGTTCTTTGCCGACCAGGCCGGATGGAACCTCGACCTGACCACCACCGGGGAACAGACCACCTTCAGGTTGGAAATACCCAACCAGCGAACAGAGTTGTAG